In Romboutsia lituseburensis, a genomic segment contains:
- a CDS encoding ATP synthase subunit I, with protein sequence MHTKLREEVNYVTKGVIVYDLIVMVLLLITSTFSKSMLLGLLFGTMIAILNFRLLAITINKSVTMPASKAQIYSTSQYMLRMLITGVVIFVSVKAPYLHVIGVAIGLLSPKFVILAKALLIDKLKRKEA encoded by the coding sequence ATGCATACAAAACTACGAGAAGAAGTAAACTACGTAACAAAAGGAGTTATAGTCTATGACTTGATAGTGATGGTATTATTATTGATAACATCAACTTTTAGTAAATCTATGCTTTTAGGTTTATTATTTGGGACTATGATAGCAATACTTAATTTTAGATTGCTGGCTATAACGATAAACAAATCGGTAACTATGCCTGCTTCTAAGGCTCAGATATATTCAACATCACAATATATGTTGAGAATGCTTATAACGGGAGTGGTTATATTTGTCTCTGTAAAAGCCCCTTATTTACATGTGATAGGGGTGGCAATAGGGTTATTAAGTCCTAAGTTTGTGATATTAGCAAAAGCACTATTAATAGACAAACTAAAAAGAAAGGAGGCGTAA
- the atpB gene encoding F0F1 ATP synthase subunit A: protein MSQAKWVIFFNNFKISETVVTSWIIIAALALVSFLLTRNLKKVPTSKVQIMLEFVVGMISNLVTDTMGEKAVKRMPNMIPYIGSLFLFFACSNLIGLLGFRSPTTDLDTTLAWALITFFMIYYAGVKFNGFGYFKGLLEPNPLLLPLNLIGELAKPVSLSFRPFGNILGGAVIMKLLYDFLAYLSTLMPGISIPFAQLIIPVPLHLYFDIFAGLLQSFIFIMLTMVFVGNATE from the coding sequence ATGAGCCAAGCAAAATGGGTTATATTTTTTAACAACTTCAAGATAAGTGAAACAGTAGTAACTAGTTGGATAATAATAGCGGCTTTAGCCTTAGTATCTTTCTTACTAACTAGAAATTTAAAGAAAGTTCCTACTAGCAAAGTTCAAATAATGCTAGAATTTGTTGTAGGTATGATATCAAATTTAGTAACAGATACTATGGGAGAAAAAGCAGTTAAAAGAATGCCAAATATGATTCCATACATAGGAAGTTTATTTTTATTCTTTGCATGTTCTAACCTAATAGGATTATTAGGATTTAGATCTCCAACTACGGATTTAGATACGACACTAGCATGGGCACTAATAACATTCTTTATGATTTACTATGCAGGTGTTAAATTTAATGGATTTGGATACTTCAAAGGTTTATTAGAACCAAACCCATTATTACTACCACTTAACTTAATTGGAGAATTGGCTAAGCCAGTTTCACTAAGTTTCCGTCCATTCGGTAACATATTAGGTGGAGCGGTTATAATGAAATTATTGTATGATTTCCTAGCTTATTTATCAACATTAATGCCAGGAATCTCAATACCTTTTGCTCAATTAATAATACCGGTGCCATTACATTTATACTTTGATATATTCGCCGGATTATTACAATCGTTCATATTCATAATGTTAACGATGGTATTTGTAGGTAATGCTACAGAGTAA
- the atpE gene encoding ATP synthase F0 subunit C, with translation METALVLAGSAIGAGLAVATGIGAGIGQGFAAGKGAEAVGNQPEAQGDIIKTMLLGAAVAESSAIYGLVIAIILLFANPLMKFL, from the coding sequence ATGGAAACAGCTTTAGTATTAGCAGGTTCAGCTATAGGAGCAGGTCTTGCAGTTGCGACAGGTATAGGTGCAGGAATCGGACAAGGATTCGCAGCAGGTAAAGGTGCAGAAGCAGTTGGTAATCAACCAGAAGCACAAGGAGATATAATAAAAACTATGTTACTTGGGGCTGCAGTTGCAGAATCTTCTGCGATATATGGTCTTGTTATAGCAATAATCCTTTTATTTGCTAATCCATTAATGAAGTTTTTATAA
- the atpF gene encoding F0F1 ATP synthase subunit B — MEFKPLIGISWELAFQLINTFLVFLLLKKLLFKPVLGVIESREKDIRENLAEGEKAKSEGLSLKKEYEEKVNSAKNEGQEIIKQATLRAEQKESEIISTAKQEAQSLKEKASKDVEQERQKVMNEIKNDISDIALLAASKVIEKDIDKSKHEELINNFIKEVGEAK; from the coding sequence ATGGAATTTAAGCCACTAATAGGTATATCATGGGAACTAGCTTTCCAACTTATAAATACTTTCTTAGTATTTTTACTATTAAAGAAACTTTTATTTAAACCTGTATTAGGTGTAATAGAATCTAGAGAAAAAGATATCAGAGAAAATTTAGCAGAAGGCGAAAAGGCTAAGAGCGAAGGTTTATCTCTAAAGAAAGAATACGAAGAAAAAGTTAACTCTGCTAAGAATGAAGGGCAAGAAATAATAAAACAAGCTACTTTAAGAGCAGAGCAAAAAGAATCAGAAATAATATCTACTGCAAAACAAGAAGCTCAAAGCTTAAAAGAAAAAGCTAGCAAAGATGTAGAACAAGAAAGACAAAAGGTTATGAATGAAATCAAAAATGATATATCAGACATAGCGTTACTAGCTGCATCTAAGGTTATTGAGAAAGATATAGATAAGTCTAAGCATGAAGAGTTAATAAATAACTTTATAAAAGAGGTAGGCGAGGCTAAATGA
- a CDS encoding F0F1 ATP synthase subunit delta, which translates to MINVIAGRYAEALFQVGEESNSTTKLYDELNAVVEALQSSKELDGAFKSPLVGKAEKKQILEKVFGANVSANLNNFLKIMIDKDRMSAINAVKKSYKELLNEKNNIIEGIAITAVAMSQDELKKLEEKLSSKYNKNVTLENKVDESILGGVLVRLGNEEIDGTVKTRLSNMKNQLSQVIS; encoded by the coding sequence ATGATAAATGTAATCGCAGGAAGATATGCTGAAGCCCTATTTCAAGTAGGAGAAGAATCAAATTCAACTACTAAATTATATGACGAATTAAATGCAGTAGTAGAAGCATTACAATCTAGCAAAGAGTTAGATGGTGCTTTTAAATCTCCACTTGTTGGAAAGGCAGAAAAAAAGCAAATACTAGAAAAAGTTTTTGGAGCGAATGTAAGTGCTAACCTAAACAATTTCTTAAAGATAATGATAGATAAAGATAGAATGTCAGCTATAAATGCTGTTAAAAAATCTTATAAAGAATTATTAAATGAAAAGAATAACATCATAGAAGGTATCGCAATAACTGCGGTTGCTATGAGTCAAGATGAATTAAAGAAACTTGAAGAGAAACTTTCAAGTAAATACAATAAAAATGTTACTTTAGAAAATAAAGTTGATGAGTCTATATTAGGAGGAGTTCTAGTTAGACTTGGAAATGAAGAGATTGATGGTACAGTTAAGACTCGTTTATCGAATATGAAAAACCAATTATCTCAAGTAATATCTTAG
- the atpA gene encoding F0F1 ATP synthase subunit alpha produces the protein MNLRPEEISAIIKEQIKNYENKVELTDTGSVLKVGDGIASVYGLENAMAGELLEFPGEVYGMALNLEEDMVGAVMLGNDQGIKEGDIVKRTGNVVSVPVGDALIGRVVNALGQPIDGKGPINADKRRPVESEATGIIARKSVHQPLETGIKAIDAMIPIGKGQRELVIGDRQTGKTSICIDTILNQKGKDVICIYVAIGQKRSTVAQLVNTFEKHGAMDYTIVVSATASESAPLQFLAPYAGVAMGEEFMFDGKHVLIVYDDLTKHAVAYREMSLLLKRPPGREAYPGDVFYLHSRLLERAAKLSDDLGGGSITALPIIETQGGDVSAYIPTNVISITDGQIYLTPELFYAGIRPAVDPGISVSRVGGSAQIKSMKKVAGPLKLLYSQYKELAAFAQFGSDLDEDTKKRLAQGERIVEVLKQGEHQPLAVENQVMMIHAVTNDLLAEIPVNNIARFEKELYEFVNTNYPEIGKKILENGDFTQELTNAINEFKKKFVIEA, from the coding sequence ATGAATTTAAGACCTGAAGAAATAAGTGCTATAATAAAAGAGCAAATAAAGAATTATGAAAATAAAGTTGAGTTAACTGATACAGGTAGTGTTTTAAAAGTTGGAGATGGGATAGCAAGTGTTTACGGACTAGAAAATGCTATGGCTGGAGAACTTTTAGAATTCCCTGGTGAAGTTTATGGAATGGCTCTTAACCTTGAAGAAGACATGGTTGGGGCAGTTATGCTTGGTAATGACCAAGGAATAAAAGAAGGTGACATAGTTAAGAGAACTGGAAACGTAGTTTCTGTTCCTGTTGGTGACGCTTTAATAGGAAGAGTTGTAAATGCATTAGGTCAACCTATAGATGGAAAAGGACCTATAAATGCAGATAAGAGAAGACCAGTTGAATCTGAAGCTACAGGAATAATAGCTAGAAAATCTGTTCATCAACCACTTGAAACAGGTATAAAAGCTATAGATGCCATGATACCAATAGGTAAAGGGCAAAGAGAGCTTGTAATAGGTGATAGACAAACTGGTAAAACATCTATATGTATAGATACTATACTTAACCAAAAAGGTAAAGATGTTATATGTATATATGTTGCTATAGGACAAAAACGTTCTACAGTAGCTCAATTAGTTAATACTTTCGAAAAGCATGGAGCTATGGATTATACTATAGTAGTATCTGCTACAGCTTCTGAATCTGCACCACTTCAATTCTTAGCGCCATATGCTGGGGTTGCGATGGGTGAAGAGTTCATGTTCGATGGAAAGCACGTATTAATAGTATATGATGATTTAACTAAGCATGCAGTTGCATACAGAGAAATGTCATTATTACTTAAGAGACCACCAGGACGTGAAGCTTATCCTGGAGACGTATTCTACTTACACTCTAGATTATTAGAAAGAGCTGCTAAGCTATCTGACGATTTAGGTGGAGGTTCTATAACTGCATTACCTATAATAGAAACTCAAGGTGGAGACGTTTCTGCGTATATACCAACTAACGTTATATCTATAACAGATGGGCAAATATACTTAACACCTGAATTATTCTATGCAGGTATAAGACCAGCAGTTGATCCTGGTATATCAGTATCAAGGGTTGGAGGATCTGCTCAAATAAAATCAATGAAAAAAGTTGCTGGACCATTAAAGCTTCTTTACTCTCAATATAAAGAACTTGCTGCATTCGCTCAGTTTGGATCTGACTTAGACGAAGATACTAAGAAGAGACTTGCACAAGGGGAAAGAATAGTTGAAGTATTAAAGCAAGGTGAACATCAACCATTAGCTGTTGAAAATCAAGTTATGATGATACACGCAGTTACAAATGATTTATTAGCAGAAATACCTGTTAATAATATAGCTAGATTCGAAAAAGAATTATATGAATTTGTTAATACAAATTATCCAGAAATAGGAAAGAAAATTCTTGAAAATGGAGATTTCACTCAAGAATTAACTAACGCTATAAATGAATTTAAGAAAAAATTTGTTATAGAAGCGTAA
- the atpG gene encoding ATP synthase F1 subunit gamma: protein MAGAGMKEIKTRIKSVESTKQITKAMELVSSSKFRKAKERAESSKPYFNTLYNTVQDIAKNTGNSKNVFLKERKVNKACYIVIAGDRGLAGGYNSNILKAVVAHENSKDAKVISVGKRAKDSLSKRGYELVDFIPTVEEATYEDANRVAQVAMEAYRNGEVDEVNLVYTQFVSALTQEAKVVKLLPLTIENNDNNKEVKKGKSAVQYLPSADAVLGYVLPKYVSGSVYGAIAESYASEQAARRTAMESATDNANEMISKLELVYNRARQAAVTQEISEIVAGASSAQ from the coding sequence TTGGCAGGAGCTGGAATGAAGGAAATTAAAACTCGTATTAAGAGTGTTGAAAGTACTAAGCAAATAACTAAAGCTATGGAATTAGTTTCATCTTCTAAATTTAGAAAAGCTAAAGAAAGAGCTGAAAGTTCAAAGCCATACTTTAATACTTTATACAACACTGTTCAAGATATAGCTAAAAATACGGGTAATAGTAAGAATGTTTTTCTTAAAGAAAGAAAAGTAAATAAAGCATGTTATATAGTAATAGCTGGTGATAGAGGTCTAGCTGGAGGTTACAACTCTAATATTTTAAAGGCAGTTGTTGCACATGAAAACTCTAAGGACGCAAAAGTAATTTCTGTAGGTAAAAGAGCTAAAGATTCATTATCAAAAAGAGGATATGAATTAGTTGATTTTATACCTACTGTAGAAGAAGCTACTTATGAAGATGCTAATAGAGTTGCTCAAGTAGCAATGGAAGCTTATAGAAATGGAGAAGTTGATGAGGTAAATCTTGTTTATACGCAATTCGTATCGGCTTTAACTCAAGAAGCGAAAGTAGTTAAATTATTACCGCTTACTATAGAAAACAATGATAATAATAAAGAAGTTAAAAAAGGCAAATCTGCAGTTCAATATTTACCTTCAGCTGATGCAGTACTTGGATATGTATTACCTAAGTATGTTTCAGGAAGTGTATATGGAGCAATAGCAGAATCGTACGCATCTGAGCAAGCTGCAAGAAGAACGGCGATGGAATCGGCTACAGATAATGCTAATGAAATGATATCTAAATTAGAATTAGTTTACAATAGAGCTAGACAAGCAGCAGTTACTCAAGAGATATCTGAGATAGTTGCGGGGGCTTCTTCAGCTCAATAA
- the atpD gene encoding F0F1 ATP synthase subunit beta, translated as MANIGKIVQVIGPVLDVKFNSEKSLPNLLNALVIKHGDKDIVVEVSQHVGDDTVRCISMSSTDGLVRGMDVVDTGAPISVPVGDATLGRIFNVLGQPVDGKTAPADAPQLPIHRPAPSFEELQPTAEILETGIKVVDLLAPYLKGGKIGLFGGAGVGKTVLIQELINNIASQHGGISVFAGVGERTREGNDLYEEMSESGVIKKTALVFGQMNEPPGARMRVALTGLTMAEYFRDKENQDVLLFVDNIFRFTQAGSEVSALLGRTPSAVGYQPTLATEMGKLQERITSTKSGSITSVQAVYVPADDLTDPAPATTFNHLDAKTVLSRQIASLGIFPAVDPLESSSRVLDPNIVGKEHYEVARGVQTILQRYNELQDIIAILGMDELSDEDKLIVARARKIQRFLSQPFFVGEQFTGFPGKYVPLKETIRSFKEILEGKHDNLPESAFLFAGNIDHVIEKAKESR; from the coding sequence ATGGCAAACATAGGTAAAATAGTTCAGGTCATAGGACCAGTATTAGACGTTAAGTTTAATAGTGAAAAAAGCTTACCTAATCTATTAAATGCATTAGTGATAAAGCATGGAGATAAAGATATAGTAGTGGAAGTTTCACAACACGTTGGTGATGACACTGTTAGATGTATATCAATGAGTTCAACGGATGGACTTGTTAGAGGTATGGATGTTGTTGATACAGGAGCTCCAATAAGTGTTCCTGTTGGAGATGCAACATTAGGAAGAATATTCAATGTATTAGGTCAACCAGTTGATGGAAAGACTGCACCAGCAGATGCTCCTCAATTACCAATACATAGACCAGCACCAAGTTTCGAAGAGTTACAACCAACTGCTGAAATACTAGAAACTGGTATAAAAGTAGTTGACTTACTTGCACCATACTTAAAAGGTGGTAAGATAGGTCTATTCGGTGGAGCTGGAGTTGGAAAGACAGTTCTTATACAAGAGCTTATAAACAATATAGCTTCTCAACATGGTGGTATATCAGTATTCGCAGGTGTTGGAGAAAGAACTAGAGAAGGTAATGACCTTTACGAAGAAATGAGTGAGTCTGGAGTTATTAAAAAGACTGCACTAGTATTCGGACAAATGAATGAGCCACCTGGAGCGAGAATGAGAGTTGCGTTAACAGGACTTACAATGGCTGAGTATTTCAGAGATAAAGAAAACCAAGACGTGTTATTATTCGTTGATAACATATTCAGATTCACTCAAGCTGGATCTGAGGTTTCAGCGCTTCTTGGACGTACTCCATCAGCAGTTGGATACCAACCAACATTAGCTACAGAGATGGGTAAATTACAAGAAAGAATAACATCTACTAAGAGTGGGTCTATAACATCTGTTCAGGCTGTATACGTTCCTGCCGATGACTTAACTGACCCAGCACCAGCTACAACATTCAATCACTTAGATGCTAAGACAGTTTTATCTAGACAAATAGCTTCTCTGGGGATATTCCCAGCGGTTGATCCATTAGAATCTAGTTCAAGAGTTCTAGACCCTAATATAGTTGGTAAAGAACATTACGAAGTAGCTAGAGGAGTTCAAACTATATTACAAAGATATAACGAACTTCAAGATATAATAGCTATACTTGGTATGGATGAATTATCTGATGAAGATAAATTAATAGTTGCTCGTGCTAGAAAGATACAAAGATTCTTATCTCAACCTTTCTTCGTTGGTGAGCAATTTACAGGATTCCCTGGTAAATATGTACCATTAAAAGAAACTATAAGAAGTTTCAAAGAAATATTAGAAGGAAAGCATGATAACTTACCTGAATCAGCATTCTTATTTGCAGGAAATATAGACCATGTAATAGAGAAAGCAAAGGAGAGTAGATAA
- the atpC gene encoding ATP synthase F1 subunit epsilon, translated as MASEFALEIVTPDKTFYNGNAEMIIVRTTEGDRGILKNHRPLVTGLATGTLRIKQDGKFKDAKISGGFMNVDKEKTVIVTESADWI; from the coding sequence ATGGCAAGCGAATTTGCACTTGAAATTGTCACTCCTGATAAAACTTTCTACAACGGAAACGCTGAGATGATAATAGTTAGAACTACTGAAGGTGATAGAGGTATACTTAAAAACCACAGACCTTTAGTAACAGGACTAGCAACTGGAACTTTACGTATAAAGCAAGATGGAAAATTCAAAGATGCTAAAATCTCTGGAGGATTCATGAATGTAGATAAAGAAAAGACAGTTATAGTAACTGAATCTGCTGACTGGATATAA
- the acpS gene encoding holo-ACP synthase translates to MNILDIGIDIIEIDRIKNAIERNPRFLEKIFTREEMKYFESRGMKIESIAGNFAAKEAISKSIGTGIREFNFSDIEVLRNDIGKPIVKTYNNLKQVCIDYNVLEIKVSISHCKDYAVANAITIIKE, encoded by the coding sequence ATGAACATACTTGATATAGGCATAGACATAATAGAAATAGACAGGATAAAAAATGCAATTGAAAGAAATCCTAGGTTTTTAGAAAAGATATTTACGAGAGAAGAAATGAAATATTTTGAATCAAGAGGAATGAAAATAGAAAGTATAGCAGGTAACTTTGCAGCAAAAGAGGCGATTAGTAAGTCAATAGGAACGGGTATAAGAGAATTTAATTTTAGTGATATTGAAGTGCTAAGAAATGATATAGGAAAACCAATAGTTAAAACTTATAATAATTTAAAACAAGTTTGCATAGATTATAATGTTTTAGAAATAAAAGTTTCTATATCTCATTGCAAAGACTATGCTGTAGCAAATGCTATAACTATAATTAAGGAGTGA
- a CDS encoding CBS domain-containing protein, translating into MKNKTAKDIMTMDVIVANKSDSIADVAQLLIKEKIGGMPVISEDREVVGIISETDIMKKEKYVEAPQVLNLLQGLIFLNDFKQMEEDMKRIAAYKVEDLMSTEIITVHENDTFDDVANVMIKKSVNRVPVVDNNNKLKGIICRYDIIRSMYNE; encoded by the coding sequence ATGAAAAATAAAACAGCTAAGGACATAATGACAATGGATGTTATAGTCGCAAATAAATCTGATAGTATAGCAGATGTAGCACAATTGCTAATAAAAGAAAAGATAGGAGGTATGCCTGTAATAAGCGAAGATAGAGAAGTAGTAGGTATAATATCAGAGACAGATATCATGAAAAAAGAAAAGTATGTAGAGGCACCACAAGTTTTAAATTTACTTCAAGGATTAATTTTTTTAAATGACTTTAAGCAAATGGAAGAAGACATGAAGAGGATAGCAGCATATAAAGTAGAAGATTTAATGTCTACAGAGATAATAACAGTTCATGAAAATGATACTTTTGATGATGTTGCTAATGTTATGATAAAAAAATCTGTAAATAGAGTACCTGTAGTAGATAATAATAATAAATTAAAGGGAATTATATGCAGATACGATATAATAAGATCTATGTATAATGAATAA
- the gerS gene encoding germination lipoprotein GerS, with amino-acid sequence MKKKWAILTIVIVGILSVFIGCQKRESTKEEVYTEFQKRISAMKSYKCSADVEVIGNKSAQNYTFIHTYNKPDNYKLEVVSPKHLKGKTIEYKQDKILVKNPDINDLIQLPNVGKNNQYMFIGDFIKNSLQNEEIDIKLSKEHLILETYIPGEDEYFNKQVLYVNTENKNPEKMEILDKQGKSRFIVNYKNFEYKK; translated from the coding sequence GTGAAAAAAAAGTGGGCGATACTTACAATAGTAATAGTAGGCATCCTTAGTGTTTTTATAGGTTGTCAAAAAAGAGAGTCCACAAAAGAAGAAGTATACACCGAATTTCAAAAGAGAATTTCGGCTATGAAGTCATATAAATGTAGTGCAGACGTAGAAGTAATCGGAAATAAAAGTGCACAAAATTATACATTTATTCATACATATAATAAGCCGGATAATTATAAATTAGAAGTAGTATCACCTAAGCATCTTAAGGGAAAAACAATAGAATATAAACAAGATAAAATATTAGTAAAAAATCCAGATATAAATGATTTAATTCAATTACCTAATGTAGGTAAGAATAATCAATATATGTTTATTGGAGATTTTATAAAAAACTCATTACAAAATGAAGAGATTGATATAAAATTATCTAAAGAACATTTAATATTAGAAACTTACATACCAGGAGAAGATGAATACTTTAATAAGCAAGTATTATATGTAAATACTGAAAATAAAAACCCTGAAAAGATGGAGATACTAGACAAACAAGGAAAATCAAGATTTATTGTTAATTATAAAAATTTTGAGTACAAAAAATAA
- the alr gene encoding alanine racemase, which yields MQHKITAPTWAEINLDNIKYNIKNVKRLLNEDTKVCAVLKANAYGHGAVEIAKLLENENISHFAVARLEEAIELRENNITLPILCLGYIPEQSLELAIRNNVIITIYSLEMAEKLNNIAKRIKENVFVHIKIDTGMTRIGFQPTEDSIKDIKVINDLECINLEGIYTHFATADELDKNFTNIQVQRFNFVVDKLEQYGVNIPIKHVSNSAATMDLPELKYDMVRCGIVLYGHYPSNDVLKKRLQLKPVMTLKTTVAHIKEVSPNVGISYGLKYKSSNKERIVTIPIGYADGFTRMQQDPKVSINGHYFDVVGRICMDQCMVKIDKDIEINIGDQVIVFGEDSRNAEDIANDLGTINYEVLCMISRRVDRVYMERNAILQVDSYLIK from the coding sequence ATGCAACATAAAATAACAGCTCCTACATGGGCGGAGATAAATCTAGATAACATAAAGTATAATATTAAAAATGTAAAAAGGTTATTAAATGAAGATACTAAGGTTTGTGCTGTATTAAAAGCTAATGCATATGGTCATGGAGCCGTAGAAATTGCAAAATTGCTAGAAAATGAAAATATAAGTCACTTTGCAGTTGCTAGGCTTGAAGAAGCTATAGAGCTGAGAGAGAACAATATAACACTTCCTATTTTATGTTTAGGATATATTCCAGAACAGAGTTTAGAGTTAGCTATAAGGAATAATGTAATTATAACTATATATTCATTAGAAATGGCTGAAAAATTAAATAATATAGCTAAACGAATAAAAGAGAACGTTTTTGTTCATATTAAGATAGATACTGGAATGACAAGAATAGGATTCCAACCGACGGAAGACTCAATAAAGGATATAAAAGTAATTAATGATTTAGAATGCATAAATCTAGAAGGTATATATACTCATTTTGCTACAGCTGATGAATTAGATAAGAATTTTACCAATATTCAAGTGCAAAGATTTAATTTTGTAGTTGATAAACTTGAGCAATATGGAGTTAATATACCGATAAAGCATGTATCAAATAGTGCAGCAACGATGGATTTACCTGAGTTGAAATATGATATGGTTAGATGTGGTATTGTTTTATATGGGCACTACCCTTCTAATGATGTGCTAAAAAAGAGACTTCAATTAAAACCAGTTATGACATTGAAGACAACTGTTGCCCATATCAAAGAAGTTAGTCCAAATGTTGGTATAAGTTATGGATTAAAGTATAAAAGTAGCAATAAAGAAAGAATAGTAACTATACCTATTGGATACGCTGATGGGTTTACAAGGATGCAACAAGATCCTAAGGTATCTATAAATGGGCATTATTTTGATGTAGTAGGTAGAATATGTATGGATCAGTGCATGGTTAAAATTGATAAAGACATAGAAATAAATATAGGAGACCAGGTAATAGTATTTGGAGAAGACAGTAGAAATGCTGAAGATATAGCCAATGATTTAGGAACTATAAATTATGAAGTGTTATGTATGATATCAAGAAGAGTTGACCGAGTTTATATGGAAAGAAATGCAATTTTACAAGTAGATAGTTATTTGATAAAATAA